The following DNA comes from Hemibagrus wyckioides isolate EC202008001 linkage group LG05, SWU_Hwy_1.0, whole genome shotgun sequence.
aaacatcccagttcttgcatggccagcatactcaccggacatgtcacccattgagcatgtttgggatgctctggattggcgtatacgacagcgtgttccagttcctgccaatatccagcaacttcacacagccattgaagaggagtggaccaacattccacaggccacaatcaacaacctgatcaactctatgcgaaggggatgtgttgcactgcgtgaggcaaatggtggtcacaccagatactgactagcCCCCCCCCCCCTACCCCCCCACCCCCGACCCCCCTGACCCCCCCTAATACAGTAAAACTGTagattttagagtggccttttattgtggccagcctaaggcacacctgtgcaataatcatgctgtctaatcagcatcttgatatgccacgcCTGTGAGGTGGATAgattatctcggcaaaggagaagtgctcactaacacagatttaaacagatttgtgaacaatatttgagagaaataggccttttgtgtacatagaagaAGTCTTAggtctttgagttcagctcatgaaaaatggggcaaaaacaagtgttgcgtttatcattttgttcagtgtataaaAGATCTCAGCATGCATGTGTAACTATACTTTATTAcaggaaataaatattaattaactgTAATCAATAACAgacttttagaaaaaaaaaagacaggaagatTTGCAAAGCATTTTAATATGAAGATATATAAAAGaattttaaagatttaattcattttaaagatttttaagaACTGAGCAAAAACCACTACAGTGTGCTATTGATCTGAAGCTTGAGAACTCGTCTCTGAAACAGTGGGCTCTGTGAAGACAAAAGAAGATGTTCAGTTATCTGGAATTTATCTGTTATAGAAATAATCTGCTGAGTATTTGGTTAAACATTGCAGATGGTTTTATTCACATGAGCTTTCCTTACCTAAAGCAATACCAGGTGAAGTTTGTTctgccaaaaacaaacaaacagagaaacatgaaacatatgaaaaaaaccaatgtcacaatcacacagtcaAAGGTTCAGTCACCATCGAGAATCATGAACATCTCCACATAATAATCTagttcaaaacaaaacagcttgATAGGCTGTGCTGCAGTATCATTAGTGTTAGACTGTCCTGTCTTTTACATTGtactgttgtgtttctgagtgTAGTTGCGTTGTGAGGAAGTGGAGGAAGCTTTTCAGTTATGTTCTGAGGTATGAAGTGAAtacattttactgtattaaattaaattaaatgcttATTTTATTCTCCCTGTACTGACCTTTAGACATCAGCATGTAATAAAGAAATCCAGCAACAGCCAAAGCGATCCCCAACACCATGAGAAAAATGCCGATGATCAGCTTGTTCTTCTGATCCACAGGAAGGGGACGTTCTGTCAAAGCAACAAGGAACactaaagctttaaaaaaaatgtaatcattatTAGTAAAGAATAAGAGAAGGGAGCCCCGGTTCTCACCCCAGGTTTGTATGAGCGGTCGTGTTAAGCTCTCGTGCTCCACCACACAGGAGATGTTCTCCCCAGGTTTTGGGATGTAGTCTAGATAAGAGTGGATCTGATAGTACCAGTCTCCATTTGAAAGCTCCTCAGTGGAGGAAACTCCCTCAGTCACGACCTTGCCGTCTCTCATCCACGACACTTTGATTCCTTTGGGGTGATAATCATACGCACTGCACAGCAGCATGGACAAGTGGGACTGAGGCTCAGACCTCAGTGAACTCACTGTGACCTCGGGCTTCACTGAACACCAGAAAGTTTGGcagttaatgtaaaaaaaaaacagtgtgagtgtggattattatgtattattgtaTATAGCTCAGAAATATCCCTACCTGTCTTAAGGACGGCGGTAAAGTAttcatctctgtattttttgCAGAGCTCATCAACATAGAGATACAAACTATTACTGGGATTTTTGTTCAGTTCAGCTGCCTCTTTCTCTCCGTACACGGTGAAtcctgtgtatctatctgtcgtGCTGTTGTACCTCAGATATTCAACCTTGTTGAAGTACCAAGAGAAAAGGAATTCAATGGTCTTCAGATCTCCAGTGTAATAACACTGCCAGTAGCCTTGTCCATAGTAACCAtccactgaggaaaaaaaaggtttaaacaaAATCATTAGACTCTCAGAGAGCTGAATCTTCTTCCTCTGTCACTCAGTGTCCAGGCCAAACATTTACTGTTAATAACCACAAAATCAAAGTCAAGACCAGTTAGTCCATTTCAAGGAGTCTGTAAATGGCCCAGATTGGGTTTCTATCATCTTAGGTGTTGAGAGCGAGCTCTGACTTGTTAATGCTTTACGTTCTAGTGCACACCCTGTGGTCATGTAGTACTAGAGCatgagttggggtcagagtgagCAGCTAGCAAAATACAACAGTCTAATTATCTCAGACACCTTCTCTGTTCCACCAGATCGCTCTGAGAAACAGAGCAAGAATAAAGTTATATTTGTTTACAGAGACTACAATTTTATTGACATAAGATTACTTTAGAGAGGTCTCAGCACACGTACATACAAGAATATCCAGAGGTAATAGACACCCCTGGAAGCGTGAAACAGCTTTAATGTTCAGAGAAGGAATTTCAGGGTCTGTGTCTACTGTGATATTTATACTTTACACCGAATTCATCTGGGAAAAAGATTCAGTTCTTTACCACAGACACCgatcatgtgtttgtttttaaaacccTGATTCTGAACAAAAATGAAAGACAAATTATTGACCAACTCCAATTACATTCAGAGTTTAAATTCTGATAGATTTATTCTCACTACTTACCTGCTTTACctgaaaataaagacagcagTATGCAGAGGAGAGTCGGAGCGCACAGACGCATTGTgtctcattaaacacacacacacacacacacacacacctgaatgaggaagaacaacaacacagcAGCTTGTTTTAGTCCGGTCACATGCTGGAATTTACCATCAAATGGGTTTGGCATCACAGATGAGTGTCACAGCTTAGTGGGTTTCTATGTTAAGGCTTTGTTAAGCGTTTATAGATTGTAAGAACATGTAAGGGTTCCACCACAGGGACAGCCTCAGAACCCTTATGTTTAATGGATCTTATTAAGGACACAATACAGAATACTCAACTTTTGGGGGCAAAAAGTGctgtataaatactccacaCAAGCaaattaaagaaattatttatttttcctaaaaCAAGTTTTTTCTAAAACAATCTTTTGGTAAAGGTGTGATGATAATAATGTTCAGTTCCATCTTCTCACACTGAGGACACCTGAGAGACTTGTACACAGCTAATACACAAAGTGCAAGAGGACAAAGCTGGgggattattgttattatttttctgtttatttactcATGCCATTTAAAAGCTACATGAGATATCTAAATGTTTCCTAGAAGACAATACACAGTGTGACTCCATTCAACACATCCTGTGACTCCTGAAGGAAACTGCACAGGGGCAAATACTTACACAATGAGAACTTTTAGATTTTCCATTTAATTCCATTTCAATTACATTTGTGAACTATATTTTGCGTTCCCACCACTTACTTCTTTCTATTTCAGTTCAGCACAAAAACAAGGAAATTATGTAGATTATTTATCACTGGTTAGTTACTTACCAGATTAATCTATCACCATTACAAAAATCTGGTAAATCAAGTCCTGCAACATTCACACCCACTGCTTGTTTTCCAAATAGATCTTCCTCCTCACTTCATAAAAGTTTGCCTGTTGATAACAAATCAGTGACTTCCTTCAAGAAgagattaataaaaataataataataataataataataataataataataataataataataataataataatgtatatcaTGCATTATTTTAATCTATACATAATGACTGTGCAGCACAAGTTACCATGGCAATGTAAAGGCTTAATAAAACTCATGGGTCACTGAGTGAATGATCTGGTCATCCTGCTAAGAAGAACCTCAGACTCTGGTTGATTGAATTGATTTTCAGTTTCAGGGTGCACGGTGTATAAAAGCTTTTCACACTCCAATAATTTCCAGCACATAAAACACAAGCAGCTGAACCCAGCTCAGGTTTCAGTGAGTTTCAGATGAAGAGATGAGACTGATTGTTTAGGTCCATGTGTTTCACTCATTCTGGTCACATGggaatattttaaaaagctttGTGTGTCATAGTgtcaagaaataaaaatgtgatgcCACACAAGCTGGGGACTGAACCCGAGTCTTCTGCAGGAGAGCTCAATCACCCACAGTACAGAGTCCAGCTCCAAAATGTGgggattaaaacaaacaaacattcatttcaaaaagtgaaaaaagataatggaaaacacaggaaaaaaaacacaaccacaaaaacaaaacacataagGGCATTTACAGAAAGCCTTATTAAGGGAAACAGGTGAGGgcaaaacacagaaacaaaacagtGGAATAGGTGGGACAAAAAATTCCTGGGAAAAACATAAATGAGAACACAGAAAATGAGTCCTGCAAGAAGGCCCTCTGGTGTTCAAGGGAAGTGTCTGAGCAGTTCCTGACACTTACTGAAGGATTCATAGAAGAATAAATAGggttaaataatatatatttaaattttaaaattaaattattgttaTTCTGAATTGTTATACTCAAGTTAagatgctttgtgacaatgtccattaaacacaatatgcaaataaaatagaataaaattgtgtagccactaccaactccacctcCATCATTAAGTTTGCTGACAACACTGTTGTGGTAGACCTGATCACTGACAATCTACCATCTAGACAgtctacctagaggagattacaCAACCTGGAGAACTTGTGCCGAGAGAACAATCTCCCTCTGAATATCTGCAAAacaaaggagctgatagtgAGTTTTAGCACAAAGCACGAGGGGAACTACCAGCTCCCCATCTTGAACCCCAGTGAAGAGAGTGGAGAGCTTCCATTACCTTGGTGTCCACATCTTGCAGGACCTGACACCGTGGTGAGGAAAGCCTGACAGCCTCTATAGCATCTTAGACACCTGAAAGACTTCagactgccctcaaaggtgcttaGGAACTTCTACACCTGCACCTTAGAGATCACCCTGATGAgaaacatcacaacctggtttgggaacagcaccaagcaggacagaTGAGATCTACAGAGAGTGGAACAGCTGAGCATATCATCCGCACTGAGCCTCCTGACCTGCCATTGACCTACAGCAAGTGGTgttggaccaaggccaggaagacagtgaaggacctcagccatctgAACAGGAAATTCTTCACAAGCACAAACACagggagaatgaggaggagcttcttcctgcaggccattTGGGCCTCAACCAGTTGGACACCAAGAACTTAGAAACAATTggactttatacacacacacacactcacacaaccaaCCAAAGACTGGATAATCATGATAATGCACATTCTACACATTGTTGCACTCAGCTCATTTGTACAAACCCTATTTTGCACCCATACTGTAATATAACTCCTCTGTCTACTTTTATTTGTGGTGTGGTGTCCCTAGGACACAGGACT
Coding sequences within:
- the LOC131353582 gene encoding class II histocompatibility antigen, B-L beta chain-like isoform X1 produces the protein MRLCAPTLLCILLSLFSGKAVDGYYGQGYWQCYYTGDLKTIEFLFSWYFNKVEYLRYNSTTDRYTGFTVYGEKEAAELNKNPSNSLYLYVDELCKKYRDEYFTAVLKTVKPEVTVSSLRSEPQSHLSMLLCSAYDYHPKGIKVSWMRDGKVVTEGVSSTEELSNGDWYYQIHSYLDYIPKPGENISCVVEHESLTRPLIQTWERPLPVDQKNKLIIGIFLMVLGIALAVAGFLYYMLMSKEQTSPGIALEPTVSETSSQASDQ
- the LOC131353582 gene encoding class II histocompatibility antigen, B-L beta chain-like isoform X2; amino-acid sequence: MRLCAPTLLCILLSLFSVDGYYGQGYWQCYYTGDLKTIEFLFSWYFNKVEYLRYNSTTDRYTGFTVYGEKEAAELNKNPSNSLYLYVDELCKKYRDEYFTAVLKTVKPEVTVSSLRSEPQSHLSMLLCSAYDYHPKGIKVSWMRDGKVVTEGVSSTEELSNGDWYYQIHSYLDYIPKPGENISCVVEHESLTRPLIQTWERPLPVDQKNKLIIGIFLMVLGIALAVAGFLYYMLMSKEQTSPGIALEPTVSETSSQASDQ